CCATGGACTCGTCATAGGACATTCTTTCTATTGGAAGTTTGAGGTCCGGGGCCGCAAGCCCGGCGGCTTTTAGCGAACTAAAGATCTTTGAGAGCATTCCCTCAATAAGCACGATAATATCGTCGACCGCCACGAATGACATTTCCAGGTCTATCTGAGTAAATTCGGGCTGTCTGTCGGCCCTAAGGTCCTCGTCGCGGAAGCATCTGGCTATCTGATAGTACTTTTCCAGCCCGGACATCATCAGGACCTGCTTGTACAGCTGAGGGGACTGGGGCAGCGCGTAAAACTGGCCCGGATTTACCCTGGAAGGGACCAGGTAATCCCTGGCGCCTTCGGGCGTGCTCTTGCCCAGGAACGGGGTCTCTATCTCCAGAAAACCGTTCCCGTCAAGATAGTCCGAAGCCGCCTTAAGCACTTTGTGGCGGAGAACAAGATTGTCTTTCATAAAGTCTTTGCGCAGGTCAAGATACCTGTATTTAAGCCTTGTGTTCTCGTCCACATGCTGGGTAGGGTCGGCTATTTCAAAGGCCGGCGTTTTTGCCGTGTTCAGTATCTCGATCGCGGACGGCTCTATCTCTATCTCGCCGGTGGGGATGTTCTTATTTACGCTCTCAGGAGCTCTGGCCACGACTTTCCCGCTGACGCAGACAACATATTCGCTTCTTAGTTTTTCCGCCGTAGAATGGGTCAGCCGGTCCTTGCTGTCAAACACTATCTGGACCAGTCCCGATCTGTCCCTCAGGTCTATGAAGATGAGGTTGCCGTGGTCCCTCCTCCTGTGGACCCAGCCGCAGACCGATACTTCCGTTCCGATCCGGGCTTTGCTCATACTTCCGCAGCCGTGGGTTCTTTTCATTTTATTTCTTCGATGATCCTTTCAAAAGCGGCCTCTTTTTGCTCCCCGGTTTTCATGTCTTTAATGATAGCGGCTTTTCTTGACAACTCTTCGTCCCCTATTATCACGGTATAGTCCGCCTGCAGCTGAGATGCGGTCTTAAGGCAGGACTTGAGGCTTTTCCCTGTATGGTCCATATCCGCGCGGATACCGCCGGAGCGCAATCTGTTCATAATAAGGAAAGCTTCTTTCTGCGACCCCGGACCTAAAGCGGCAAGATAAACGAATTTGCTTCCGGTTCCTTTGTCCGCGATCTTCTGCTCTTTCAACAGCATGATAAGGCGCTCTATGCCAATGGCAAAACCTACCGCGGGAAGTTTTGGCCCGCCGAGTTCTTCGATGAGGCCGTCATACCTTCCCCCTCCGCAGAGAGCGCTCTGGCTCCCGAGCTGTCTTGACACTATCTCAAAGGTCGTTCCCGTGTAGTAATCCAATCCGCGCACCAGCCTGTTGTTGAGCGAAGTTTTGATGCCCATGTCGCTCAAAAGGCCCCTGGCGCTTTCAAGGCTGCCGGCGCAGTTTTCGCACAGCGAGGCGCTAAGAGCAGGCGCTTTTGACAGAACGGTTGAGCATTCCTCGTTTTTGCAGTCAAGCACGCGCAGCGGATTTGTCTCATATCTGGTCCTGCAGTCCCGGCACAGGGCATCAAACTGTTCTTTTAGAAAGGATTTGAGTTTTTTAATGTAGCCGGGCCTGCACTTTGGGCAGCCCACGCTGTTCATGTCAACTTCCAGCCCCTTGATGCCCAGCCCCTCAAAGAATCTTATTCCCAACAAAATCACTTCAGCATCAAGTAAGGGAGAAGTAGAACCAATGGCCTCCACTCCCGCCTGATGGAATTGCCTCAGCCGTCCGGCCTGGGGTCTTTCATAACGGAACATAGGGCCTATGTAGTAAAGTTTGGTCAATTTGTCGGCAGAGATCAGGTTGTTTTCAATTGCGGCCCTTACTACCGGGGCCGTTTCTTCAGGCCTCAGCGTTACAGACCGATCCCCTTTGTCGGTAAAAGTGTACATTTCTTTCGAAACTATGTCGGTCGAGCCGCCTATGCTCCTTGAGAACAGTTCGGTCTTTTCAAGCAGAGGCGTCCTTATTTCGCTGTAGCCGAATCTCCGGAAAATTTCATGGACGGCGGATTCTATCTTCTGCCAAAGAGGGGTCTCGCCGGGAAGGATGTCTCTCATCCCGCGCAGGCTTTGGTATTTCACTTGATGATGACCTTCTTTTCGCCCTGTTCGATGCTTCCTATCACAAAAGGCTTTTCTCCCAGAGAATGAAGCTTCTCCAGAACCGCCTTTTCATCTGTTTCCCTTACCGCAAACACCATGCCCACTCCCATATTAAAGACATTGTACATTTCTTCTCTTTTGATCTCTCCCTTTTCTTCTATAAGGTTGAAGATCCTTGGGACCGGCCATGAAGAAGCATCTATCCTGGCACAAAGGCCGTCCTTGAGCAGCCTTCCCACATTTTCGGGGAGCCCTCCGCCTGTTATGTGCGCAACTGCAGACACATCAAAGCTCTTAAAGATCTCAAGAGCAGTTTTTACATATATCCTTGTCGGGACTAAAAGCTCGTCCCCAATGCTTTTTTCAAAGCCTTCCGCTCTGGATTCCACATTATAGCCCGCCATTTCAAAAACAACCTTTCTGGCAAGGCTGAACCCGTTGCTGTGGAGCCCGGATGAAGGAAGGGCTATAAGTCTGTCGCCCTTTGAAACCCTGGAGCCGTCAACGATCTTCGACTTTTCAACTATCCCAACGCAGAAGCCGGCAATGTCATATTCGTTCTTGCCGTACAGGTCGCTCATTTCGGCAGTTTCTCCGCCTATAAGTGCGCAGTCCGACTGCCGGCAGCCCTCCGCGATCCCGGAAAGTATTTGTTCCACCGCATCGGGGACCACTTTGTTGAGCGCCAGATAATCAAGAAAGAAGAGGGGTTTTGCTCCGCAGCAGACCACATCATTGACCGACATGGCCACCGCGTCTATCCCGATAGTATCGTGCTTGTCGGCCATAAAAGCTATCTTCAGTTTGGTGCCGACCCCGTCGGTCCCTGACACCAGGACCGGTTCTTTATAATCGTTCTTCGATATTTCAAAGAAGGCGCCAAAATGGCCTATGCCTCCCAGAACTCCCTTTATCTTTGTGGAAGCGGCCAGCTTTTTGACCCTGTCCACGACTTCATAGCCCGCCTTTATATCTACCCCGCTCTCTTTATAGTCCATCGGCCTCCCCTATCCTTAAGATAATCGTATTATATCAAAATATGCTATAATTTTTTGAAATGATACAGGATTGCATAAAACTCCTCGCCGACGGTAAAGACCTTTCCAGGCAGCAGTCCCAGGCATCAATGAACGAGATAATGACAGGGGAAGCCACGCCTTCGCAGATAGCCGCGCTTATAACCGCGCTGAGGATAAAGGGGGAAACTGTAGAGGAGATCAGCGGGTTCGCCTCGGTGATGCGCTCAAAAGCCGAAAAGCTTGATATCCGCTCGCCTTATTATGTGGACACCTGCGGCACAGGCGGGGATGTTGCAGGAACTTTTAACATCTCAACAGTGGCGGCCTTTGTCGCTTCGGGGGCCGGCGTAATAGTAGCAAAGCACGGAAACAGGTCTGTTTCTTCCAAATGCGGCAGCGCCGACCTTTTAGAAGCCCTGGGTATCAGGATAGACATAGGCCCCGCTCTGGTTTCAAAGTGCATAGACGAGGTGGGGATGGGTTTTATCTTTGCCCAGACTTTTCACAAGGCAATGAAGTTCGCGGCGCCCACAAGAAAAGAGATAGGTATCAGGACCGTCTTCAACATCCTTGGCCCCGTCAGCAATCCAGCCAACACCAAAGGCCAGTTGATGGGAGTATACGCCCCGCATTTAACCACAGTGATGGCGGAAGTGCTTAAGGACCAGGGCTGCGAAACCGCAATGGTAGTCTGCGGACTTGACGGGATAGACGAAATTTCGGTGTGCTCTCCCACAAAGGTCTCTCACCTTGAAGGCGGAATTATCAAGGATTATGAGATCAAGCCGGGCGATCTGGGCATCAAAACCGCCCAGAACAGCAGCATAGCGGGCGGAACAAGCCAGGAAAATGCTAGAATTGCGCTTGACATACTGTCCGGCAGGGAAAAGGGAGCAAAAAGGGACATAGTCCTTTTGAACGCCGGAGCGGCAATAGCCGTCGGAAGAAAGGCAAAGGACCTTTTGGAAGGCCTGGCCCTGGCAAAAGAGTCTGTCGACTCAGGCAAAGCCATGGACAGGCTGCAGGCCCTTAAAAAATTCACAAATGGCAATTAACGCGGATAA
The DNA window shown above is from Candidatus Margulisiibacteriota bacterium and carries:
- the hisS gene encoding histidine--tRNA ligase; its protein translation is MKYQSLRGMRDILPGETPLWQKIESAVHEIFRRFGYSEIRTPLLEKTELFSRSIGGSTDIVSKEMYTFTDKGDRSVTLRPEETAPVVRAAIENNLISADKLTKLYYIGPMFRYERPQAGRLRQFHQAGVEAIGSTSPLLDAEVILLGIRFFEGLGIKGLEVDMNSVGCPKCRPGYIKKLKSFLKEQFDALCRDCRTRYETNPLRVLDCKNEECSTVLSKAPALSASLCENCAGSLESARGLLSDMGIKTSLNNRLVRGLDYYTGTTFEIVSRQLGSQSALCGGGRYDGLIEELGGPKLPAVGFAIGIERLIMLLKEQKIADKGTGSKFVYLAALGPGSQKEAFLIMNRLRSGGIRADMDHTGKSLKSCLKTASQLQADYTVIIGDEELSRKAAIIKDMKTGEQKEAAFERIIEEIK
- the purM gene encoding phosphoribosylformylglycinamidine cyclo-ligase; translation: MDYKESGVDIKAGYEVVDRVKKLAASTKIKGVLGGIGHFGAFFEISKNDYKEPVLVSGTDGVGTKLKIAFMADKHDTIGIDAVAMSVNDVVCCGAKPLFFLDYLALNKVVPDAVEQILSGIAEGCRQSDCALIGGETAEMSDLYGKNEYDIAGFCVGIVEKSKIVDGSRVSKGDRLIALPSSGLHSNGFSLARKVVFEMAGYNVESRAEGFEKSIGDELLVPTRIYVKTALEIFKSFDVSAVAHITGGGLPENVGRLLKDGLCARIDASSWPVPRIFNLIEEKGEIKREEMYNVFNMGVGMVFAVRETDEKAVLEKLHSLGEKPFVIGSIEQGEKKVIIK
- the trpD gene encoding anthranilate phosphoribosyltransferase; protein product: MIQDCIKLLADGKDLSRQQSQASMNEIMTGEATPSQIAALITALRIKGETVEEISGFASVMRSKAEKLDIRSPYYVDTCGTGGDVAGTFNISTVAAFVASGAGVIVAKHGNRSVSSKCGSADLLEALGIRIDIGPALVSKCIDEVGMGFIFAQTFHKAMKFAAPTRKEIGIRTVFNILGPVSNPANTKGQLMGVYAPHLTTVMAEVLKDQGCETAMVVCGLDGIDEISVCSPTKVSHLEGGIIKDYEIKPGDLGIKTAQNSSIAGGTSQENARIALDILSGREKGAKRDIVLLNAGAAIAVGRKAKDLLEGLALAKESVDSGKAMDRLQALKKFTNGN